A region of Aquarana catesbeiana isolate 2022-GZ linkage group LG08, ASM4218655v1, whole genome shotgun sequence DNA encodes the following proteins:
- the LOC141105505 gene encoding exosome complex component CSL4-like: protein MAPISLGDSQSNYLLSTAENQLGVVVAHSEAGATMVPISWCEMQCPKTPIKEPRKVARVQPEFLQT, encoded by the exons ATATCTCTGGGAGATTCTCAGTCCAATTACCTTCTCAGTACAGCAGAAAACCAGCTGGGTGTAGTAGTCGCACATAGTGAAGCAG GGGCGACCATGGTGCCGATCAGCTGGTGTGAGATGCAGTGCCCCAAAACGCCCATCAAGGAACCCCGGAAGGTGGCACGTGTACAACCGGAGTTTCTGCAGACCTAA